In the Pseudomonas sp. DTU_2021_1001937_2_SI_NGA_ILE_001 genome, one interval contains:
- a CDS encoding MFS transporter: protein MPEDLSLKPYSNAPIDTEAGRRRSLAAGSLAHAVHDGLTDVIYVLLPLWQAAFGLSYAQIGLLRGAYAGMMAGFQLLASRGARHWGRERLLVAGTALAGLAYLLAAQANGLIWLVLALMIGGLGASTQHPLASALVSDAYEGSGRTKQALAQYNFAGDIGKAVIPGISGLALMYISWQANALLLGVLGLAAAVGLWRLIPDEAAQAGRAKQKALTETPGSPVGLAALIATGTLDSGVRMGFLTFLPFLLQLKGAQPEHIGLALALLFMGGAFGKLFCGYLGARLGPVRTVICTEVLTAVLILLAIVLPYFSLMLVMPLIGLALNGTSSVLGGLVPDFTSRTNRDKVFAWFYTGTVGGGACAPMLIGAIADEAGVVNGLVTLAGLLLLTVPLGLCIARGLRGA from the coding sequence ATGCCCGAAGACCTTTCTCTAAAGCCGTACTCGAACGCTCCCATCGACACCGAGGCAGGTCGCCGCCGATCCCTGGCAGCAGGGAGTCTCGCGCATGCCGTGCACGATGGCCTGACCGACGTCATTTATGTGCTGCTGCCGCTCTGGCAGGCCGCCTTTGGTCTCAGCTACGCGCAGATCGGGCTACTGCGCGGAGCCTACGCAGGCATGATGGCCGGTTTTCAACTACTGGCCAGCCGCGGTGCCCGCCACTGGGGGCGTGAACGGCTGCTGGTGGCCGGCACCGCCTTGGCCGGGCTGGCCTACCTGCTGGCTGCCCAGGCCAATGGCCTAATCTGGCTGGTCCTGGCGTTGATGATCGGGGGGCTGGGCGCGAGCACCCAGCATCCGCTGGCTTCGGCCCTGGTTTCGGACGCCTATGAAGGCAGTGGCCGTACCAAGCAGGCCCTGGCGCAGTACAACTTTGCCGGAGACATCGGCAAGGCCGTCATCCCCGGCATCAGCGGCCTGGCACTGATGTACATCTCCTGGCAGGCCAATGCGCTGCTGCTGGGCGTGCTCGGCCTCGCGGCGGCGGTCGGGTTGTGGCGGCTGATACCCGACGAAGCGGCGCAGGCCGGTAGAGCCAAACAGAAAGCCCTTACTGAAACGCCCGGCTCGCCCGTCGGCCTGGCCGCGCTGATCGCCACCGGAACCCTGGACAGCGGCGTGCGCATGGGCTTTCTGACCTTCCTGCCGTTCCTGCTGCAACTCAAGGGTGCGCAGCCCGAGCATATCGGCCTGGCCTTGGCGCTGCTGTTCATGGGCGGCGCGTTTGGCAAACTGTTCTGCGGTTACCTCGGTGCCCGCCTCGGCCCGGTACGCACGGTGATCTGCACGGAAGTCCTCACGGCGGTGCTGATTCTGCTGGCCATCGTGTTGCCCTACTTCTCGCTGATGCTGGTGATGCCGCTGATCGGCCTGGCCCTGAACGGCACTTCATCCGTGCTCGGCGGCCTGGTGCCGGACTTCACCTCGCGCACTAACCGCGACAAGGTGTTCGCCTGGTTCTACACCGGCACCGTCGGCGGCGGCGCCTGTGCGCCAATGCTCATCGGCGCCATCGCGGATGAAGCCGGGGTGGTCAATGGCCTGGTGACGCTGGCTGGGCTGTTGCTGCTGACCGTGCCACTGGGGCTGTGCATTGCCAGGGGGCTGCGTGGGGCTTGA
- a CDS encoding cysteine hydrolase family protein has product MKALIVIDVQQGLFEPEPQPANAAQVIARINTLTAKARQRGVPVVFIQHEATVGQHFRHGSDAWQLHVGLEVLAGDQFVRKTTPDSFLNTDLDALLKHAGVSELVVCGYATEFCIDTTVRRAAGLGYHVTLASDAHTTHDKAHAEAAAIIAHHNATLPSIKSFGVQISAQPSAEVSF; this is encoded by the coding sequence GTGAAAGCACTGATCGTCATCGACGTCCAACAAGGTCTGTTCGAGCCTGAGCCACAACCGGCCAATGCGGCGCAGGTCATCGCGCGGATCAATACGCTCACGGCTAAGGCCCGGCAACGGGGTGTACCTGTCGTGTTCATCCAGCACGAAGCGACTGTCGGGCAGCACTTCAGACATGGCAGCGACGCTTGGCAGCTGCATGTCGGGCTCGAGGTTTTGGCGGGCGACCAGTTCGTGCGCAAGACCACACCCGACTCTTTCCTGAACACCGATCTGGATGCACTGTTGAAACACGCCGGTGTCTCGGAACTGGTGGTGTGCGGCTATGCCACGGAGTTTTGTATCGACACCACAGTGCGTCGTGCCGCAGGGCTGGGCTATCACGTGACGCTGGCCAGCGATGCGCACACGACCCATGACAAGGCACATGCCGAGGCCGCTGCGATCATTGCTCATCACAACGCGACGCTGCCGAGTATCAAGAGTTTCGGGGTGCAGATCAGCGCTCAGCCAAGTGCAGAAGTTTCGTTTTGA
- a CDS encoding SDR family oxidoreductase yields MTHLALVVGASGIVGSATTDLLLENGWQVAALSRRPAARVGVTPVAADLQDPASVTAALKNLKPTHVFITTWSRQATEAENIKVNSAMVRNVLDALRPAGSVKHVALVTGLKHYLGPFEAYGKGTLPQTPFREEQGRLDVENFYYAQEDEVFAAAEKDGFTWSVHRPHTVTGVAVGNAMNMATTLAVYATICKHTGRPFVFPGSRVQWDSLTDMTDARQLAKQQLWAATTPAAANQAFNITNGDIFRWKWMWGRIAEYFGLEAADFPAAPAPLETQMADDQKAWSQIAAEHGLQESDISRLISPWHTDADLGRPIEVVTDMTKSRLMGFDAYQASDQAFFNVFERLRTLRLIP; encoded by the coding sequence ATGACTCATCTGGCATTGGTAGTCGGCGCCAGCGGCATCGTCGGCAGCGCAACCACGGACCTTCTGTTGGAGAACGGCTGGCAGGTCGCAGCCCTGTCCCGCCGCCCCGCGGCGCGCGTCGGCGTGACCCCGGTGGCCGCCGATCTGCAGGATCCGGCATCGGTGACAGCTGCGCTGAAGAACCTCAAGCCGACCCACGTCTTCATCACCACCTGGTCGCGGCAGGCGACTGAGGCAGAGAACATCAAGGTCAACTCGGCCATGGTGCGTAACGTGCTCGACGCCCTGCGCCCGGCGGGCAGCGTCAAGCATGTGGCATTGGTGACGGGCCTGAAACACTACCTCGGCCCGTTCGAGGCCTATGGCAAGGGCACCCTGCCACAGACGCCGTTCCGTGAAGAACAAGGCCGCCTGGACGTGGAGAACTTCTACTACGCCCAGGAAGACGAAGTCTTTGCCGCCGCCGAGAAAGACGGCTTCACCTGGAGCGTGCACCGCCCGCATACCGTCACTGGCGTCGCGGTCGGCAATGCCATGAACATGGCCACCACCCTCGCCGTCTACGCGACCATCTGCAAGCACACCGGACGTCCGTTCGTGTTCCCGGGTTCCCGCGTGCAGTGGGACAGCCTGACCGACATGACCGATGCCCGTCAGCTGGCCAAGCAGCAGCTGTGGGCGGCCACCACGCCGGCGGCGGCCAACCAGGCCTTCAACATCACCAATGGCGATATCTTCCGCTGGAAGTGGATGTGGGGGCGCATTGCCGAATACTTCGGTCTCGAAGCCGCCGACTTCCCGGCCGCGCCCGCGCCGCTGGAAACGCAGATGGCCGACGACCAGAAAGCCTGGAGCCAGATCGCCGCGGAACATGGCCTACAGGAAAGCGACATCAGCCGCCTGATTTCGCCCTGGCACACCGACGCCGACCTGGGCCGCCCCATCGAGGTGGTCACCGACATGACCAAGAGCCGCCTGATGGGCTTCGATGCCTACCAGGCCAGCGACCAGGCGTTCTTCAACGTCTTCGAAAGGCTGCGCACCCTCCGGCTGATTCCCTGA
- a CDS encoding LysR family transcriptional regulator — MSKLPDFEGLAMFAKVAEEGSYAAAARLMSVSVPTVSRAVARLEERLGGRLFNRTSRQLSLTEFGQRIVEQAGDLYRQAEEMESSAQELAVQPRGLVRLAVPMSFGVRWVAPLLPKLMQQYPELTIDLHLSDASTDLIAEGFDAALRIAALPDSSLVARRICSVTQYLVAAPDYLATHGRPQHPRDLSGHPCMSYAYRARSELWRFTLQDGTEEHVQPAGPLRVTNSDALIPPLLAGLGIAELPEFIAHEYLADGRLEHLLPEWSMTRGGLYFVTPSARSRPRKVQALSDFFVEHLANPHWRWTP; from the coding sequence ATGAGCAAACTTCCGGATTTCGAAGGGCTGGCCATGTTCGCCAAGGTCGCTGAAGAAGGTTCCTACGCAGCGGCGGCGCGCTTGATGTCGGTCTCGGTGCCCACCGTATCGCGGGCCGTGGCGCGTCTCGAAGAACGGCTGGGCGGGCGACTGTTCAATCGCACGTCACGCCAGTTGTCGTTGACCGAGTTCGGTCAGCGCATCGTCGAGCAGGCCGGCGACCTCTATCGCCAGGCAGAAGAGATGGAAAGCAGCGCCCAGGAGCTGGCCGTGCAACCCCGAGGGCTGGTACGCCTGGCGGTACCGATGTCGTTTGGCGTGCGTTGGGTCGCGCCATTACTGCCAAAGCTGATGCAGCAGTACCCGGAGCTGACGATCGATCTGCATTTGTCCGACGCCTCCACCGACCTGATTGCCGAGGGGTTCGATGCCGCCCTGCGTATAGCCGCGCTACCGGATTCGTCGCTGGTGGCCAGGCGTATCTGTTCCGTTACCCAGTACCTGGTCGCAGCGCCGGATTACCTGGCGACCCATGGGCGACCGCAACACCCTCGCGACCTGAGCGGACACCCTTGCATGAGCTACGCCTACCGTGCACGCAGTGAGCTGTGGCGCTTTACCCTGCAAGACGGCACTGAAGAGCACGTGCAACCTGCAGGCCCCCTGCGGGTGACCAATTCCGACGCCTTGATTCCACCGTTGCTGGCTGGGCTGGGGATTGCCGAACTGCCGGAGTTCATCGCTCACGAGTACCTGGCCGACGGTCGTCTCGAACATCTGCTACCTGAATGGAGCATGACCCGCGGCGGACTCTACTTCGTCACCCCCTCGGCACGCAGCCGCCCGCGCAAGGTGCAGGCGCTGTCAGACTTTTTCGTCGAGCACCTGGCCAATCCGCACTGGCGTTGGACGCCGTGA
- a CDS encoding multidrug efflux RND transporter permease subunit, with translation MPDFFIKRPNFAWVIALFISLVGLLTLSILPVNQYPDVAPTQITVSANYPGASAQIVSQNVTSLIEEELNGLKGLLYHESSSANGGADITVTFKPGIDTDLAQVDVQNRLQRVVGRLPRAVIEQGLKVEQARSNFLLVYALSYTDDQQDSIGLADYAARAINNEIRRVNGVGRVQMYTSERAMRIWVDPARLVGYDLSMADVSKAIAAQNVQVPAGSMGERPGPADQQLTATVIVQGQLESVEAFGNIVLRANDDGSSVRVRDVARVELGRKDYRFDARLDGKPAAAMSVQLAPGANALQTAEAIRQRLDQLSGSLPANMRLSVPYDTSYFVDVAIHQVIYTLIEAMVLVFLVMLLFLQNLRYTLIPAVVVPVCLLGTLAVMAPLGFSINMMTLFGMVLAIGILVDDAIVVVENVERLIREEGLSPKAATAKAMQQISGAIVGITLVLAAVFLPLGFMGGSVGVIYQQFAMTLAVSILFSGFLALSLTPALCATLIKPRYPTREARRPRWAQAFNDGFAALAQRHERLGALGIRRSARSLGLYLALLLVLAFTYARLPTAFLPSEDQGYTVTDIQLPPAASAVRTDATVKAWERYALAQPTTNHVLAIMGFSFSGEGANAALSYVTLKDWSQRGEGESSKALARRANKAFEGTPDGTLLSVVPPAVDGLGTSSGFDLRLQDLAGQGYQALQQARTQLLEAVKQSPVIDHLSEDALADAPQIKVSIDRDKAEALGVSFDVISAALSAALGSEEVNEFANQGRMQRVIVQADGASRQTPEALLRLQVPNRQNRLVPLEAFSRFEWQVGPLQIGRYNGSASLRFSGEAAPGYSTGEAMAELRKIARQLPAGFSLEWSGLSLQEQQASEQVPLLVGLSLFVVLLVLVALYESWAIPFAVLLIVPIGMLGAVLAVTLLGLPNDVYFKVGLITIIGLAAKNAILIIEFAKALHAQGASLAEAATQAARLRLRPIMMTSMAFILGVLPLALASGAGAASQRAIGTGVIGGMLAATVIGVLFVPVFFVSVMRVAEWWRVRRGE, from the coding sequence ATGCCGGACTTTTTCATCAAACGCCCGAATTTCGCCTGGGTCATCGCGCTGTTCATTTCCCTGGTCGGGCTGCTGACCCTGAGCATCCTGCCAGTCAACCAGTATCCGGACGTCGCGCCGACGCAGATCACTGTCAGCGCCAACTACCCCGGCGCCTCGGCACAGATCGTCAGCCAGAACGTCACCAGCCTGATCGAAGAAGAACTCAACGGTCTCAAGGGCCTGCTGTACCACGAGTCCAGCAGTGCCAACGGGGGGGCCGACATCACCGTCACGTTCAAGCCGGGCATCGATACCGACCTGGCCCAGGTCGACGTGCAGAATCGCCTGCAACGGGTGGTTGGCCGGTTGCCGAGGGCGGTGATCGAACAGGGTCTGAAGGTCGAGCAGGCGCGTTCCAATTTCCTCCTGGTCTACGCGCTGTCGTACACCGATGACCAGCAGGACTCCATCGGCCTGGCCGACTACGCGGCACGCGCCATCAACAATGAAATCCGCCGGGTCAATGGCGTTGGCCGCGTGCAGATGTACACCTCCGAACGTGCCATGCGTATCTGGGTCGACCCGGCGCGGCTGGTCGGTTACGACCTGTCGATGGCCGACGTCAGCAAGGCCATCGCTGCGCAGAACGTGCAGGTGCCGGCCGGCAGCATGGGCGAGCGTCCGGGACCTGCCGACCAGCAACTGACCGCCACGGTGATCGTGCAGGGGCAGCTCGAATCGGTGGAGGCCTTCGGCAACATCGTGCTGCGTGCCAACGACGACGGCTCCAGCGTGCGGGTCCGCGACGTGGCGCGGGTCGAGCTGGGGCGCAAGGACTATCGCTTCGACGCGCGGCTCGACGGCAAGCCGGCGGCGGCCATGTCGGTGCAGCTGGCGCCGGGGGCCAACGCGCTGCAGACCGCCGAAGCGATCAGGCAGCGCCTCGACCAGCTGTCCGGTAGCCTGCCGGCCAACATGCGCCTGAGCGTGCCCTATGACACCTCGTATTTCGTCGACGTGGCGATTCATCAGGTCATCTACACCCTGATCGAGGCCATGGTGCTGGTGTTCCTGGTGATGCTGCTGTTCCTGCAGAACCTGCGCTACACGCTGATTCCGGCAGTGGTGGTGCCGGTGTGTCTGCTGGGCACCCTCGCGGTAATGGCACCGCTGGGCTTTTCGATCAACATGATGACCTTGTTCGGCATGGTGCTGGCCATCGGCATCCTGGTCGACGACGCCATCGTCGTGGTCGAGAACGTCGAACGCCTGATCCGCGAAGAGGGCCTGTCACCCAAGGCCGCGACCGCCAAGGCCATGCAGCAGATCAGCGGCGCCATCGTTGGCATCACGCTGGTGCTGGCGGCGGTATTCCTGCCGCTGGGCTTCATGGGCGGTTCGGTCGGGGTGATTTACCAGCAGTTCGCCATGACCCTGGCGGTGTCCATCCTGTTCTCGGGGTTCCTGGCCCTGAGCCTGACGCCGGCGCTGTGCGCCACGCTGATCAAACCGCGCTACCCGACGCGCGAGGCGCGCAGGCCACGCTGGGCGCAGGCCTTCAATGACGGCTTCGCCGCGCTGGCGCAGCGCCATGAACGCCTGGGCGCCCTTGGCATTCGCCGCAGCGCTCGCAGCCTGGGCCTGTACCTGGCCTTGCTGCTGGTGCTGGCCTTCACTTACGCGCGCCTGCCCACCGCCTTTCTACCCAGCGAAGACCAGGGCTACACCGTCACCGACATCCAGCTGCCGCCTGCAGCCTCGGCGGTGCGCACCGACGCCACGGTCAAGGCCTGGGAGCGCTACGCTCTGGCGCAGCCGACCACCAATCATGTGCTGGCGATCATGGGCTTCAGCTTCTCCGGTGAGGGCGCCAACGCGGCGCTGTCTTACGTCACCCTCAAGGACTGGTCACAGCGCGGCGAGGGCGAGTCGAGCAAAGCGCTGGCGCGGCGCGCCAACAAGGCGTTCGAAGGTACGCCAGACGGCACCCTGCTCAGTGTGGTGCCGCCGGCCGTGGACGGGTTGGGCACTTCCAGCGGCTTCGACCTGCGCTTGCAGGACCTGGCCGGGCAGGGCTACCAGGCGCTGCAGCAGGCCCGCACGCAGTTGCTGGAGGCCGTGAAGCAATCGCCGGTGATCGACCACCTGAGCGAGGACGCCCTGGCCGATGCGCCGCAGATCAAGGTCAGCATCGACCGCGACAAGGCCGAAGCCCTGGGCGTGAGCTTCGACGTGATCAGCGCTGCGCTGTCGGCGGCGCTGGGTTCCGAAGAGGTCAACGAGTTCGCCAACCAGGGGCGCATGCAGCGGGTCATCGTGCAGGCCGATGGTGCCAGCCGGCAGACACCCGAGGCGCTGTTGCGCCTGCAAGTGCCCAATCGGCAGAACCGCCTGGTGCCGCTGGAAGCCTTCAGCCGTTTCGAATGGCAGGTCGGTCCGTTGCAGATCGGCCGCTACAACGGCTCGGCCTCGCTGCGTTTCTCGGGGGAAGCGGCGCCCGGCTACAGCACCGGCGAGGCCATGGCCGAACTGCGCAAGATCGCCCGGCAACTGCCGGCCGGCTTCAGCCTGGAGTGGTCGGGGTTGTCGTTGCAGGAACAGCAGGCCAGTGAACAGGTGCCGCTGCTGGTGGGCCTGTCGCTGTTCGTGGTGCTGCTGGTGCTGGTGGCCCTCTATGAAAGCTGGGCGATTCCGTTCGCCGTGCTGCTGATCGTGCCCATCGGCATGCTCGGCGCGGTGCTGGCGGTGACCTTGCTCGGGCTGCCCAACGACGTGTACTTCAAGGTCGGATTGATCACCATCATCGGCCTGGCGGCGAAGAATGCGATTCTCATCATCGAATTCGCCAAGGCCCTGCATGCCCAGGGCGCCAGCCTGGCCGAAGCCGCCACGCAGGCTGCACGGCTGCGCCTGCGGCCGATCATGATGACCTCCATGGCCTTCATCCTCGGCGTGCTACCTCTGGCCCTGGCCAGCGGTGCCGGCGCGGCCAGCCAGCGCGCCATCGGCACCGGCGTGATCGGCGGCATGCTCGCGGCGACGGTGATCGGCGTGCTGTTCGTGCCGGTGTTCTTCGTCTCGGTGATGCGCGTGGCCGAGTGGTGGAGGGTGCGGCGAGGGGAGTAG
- a CDS encoding gluconate:H+ symporter, translating into MTPLDIQLLMTALVSVLVLVALIVSRLKMHPLLALLVVSVGVGFATGMEPGSIVSHLVAGAGKTLGAVGVVIALGAMLGKILADAGVTEQIAEVILKRTPDRMIPWAMMMVAFVIGIPMFFEVGLVIMLPLIFSVARKLEGQERFKGSAYVYVGVPVIAALAAMHGMVPPHPGPLTAIAALKTSVGPTMLYGFLAAVPAMILGGPLYGLFIAPRMSTRPDQALLDQFTLAEKADDKALPSVWIGVLAALLPAILMLVHAVAEMVLPKGNAILQMAAFVGNPLIAMLLGVLFAGASLVLLRGGDTDKLRAALGKSLMPIASIIMIIAGGGAFQELLTSAKVGDAIVHLTQQSAVPPLILGWLIAMLLSVSTGSATVGIVGAAGLLAPLAGADPTLNLPLLALSIGCGSLFFNYANHAGFWMVKESFGMTMSEATKTISVVQSIVAVVGLIVVLVLNAVTSVS; encoded by the coding sequence ATGACTCCGTTAGATATTCAGCTCTTGATGACCGCGCTGGTCAGTGTCCTGGTGCTGGTGGCACTCATCGTTTCGCGCCTGAAGATGCACCCGCTGCTGGCCCTGCTGGTGGTGTCCGTCGGCGTTGGCTTTGCCACCGGCATGGAGCCCGGCTCGATCGTTTCGCACCTAGTCGCCGGTGCCGGCAAGACCCTCGGTGCGGTTGGCGTGGTGATCGCGCTGGGCGCCATGCTGGGCAAGATCCTGGCAGACGCCGGGGTCACCGAGCAGATCGCCGAGGTGATCCTCAAGCGCACCCCGGATCGCATGATTCCCTGGGCGATGATGATGGTGGCCTTCGTCATTGGCATTCCGATGTTCTTCGAGGTGGGCCTGGTGATCATGCTGCCGCTGATCTTCAGCGTGGCGCGCAAGCTCGAAGGGCAGGAGCGCTTCAAGGGGTCGGCCTATGTATATGTCGGGGTTCCAGTGATTGCTGCCCTGGCGGCCATGCACGGCATGGTGCCACCGCATCCTGGTCCGTTGACCGCCATCGCCGCACTGAAGACCTCGGTTGGCCCGACCATGCTCTACGGCTTCCTTGCTGCGGTGCCAGCGATGATTCTGGGCGGCCCGCTGTATGGCCTGTTTATCGCGCCGCGCATGAGCACCCGCCCCGACCAGGCTCTGCTCGACCAGTTCACCCTCGCGGAAAAGGCTGACGACAAGGCCCTGCCCAGCGTGTGGATCGGCGTGCTGGCTGCCCTGCTGCCGGCGATTCTGATGCTGGTGCATGCGGTGGCCGAGATGGTCCTGCCCAAGGGCAATGCCATCCTGCAAATGGCGGCTTTCGTGGGCAATCCGCTGATCGCCATGCTGCTGGGCGTGCTGTTCGCCGGTGCCAGCCTGGTGCTGTTGCGCGGTGGCGACACCGACAAGCTGCGCGCGGCGCTGGGCAAGAGCCTGATGCCCATCGCCTCGATCATCATGATCATCGCTGGCGGCGGTGCCTTCCAGGAGCTGCTGACCAGCGCCAAGGTGGGTGATGCCATCGTGCACCTGACCCAGCAGTCAGCCGTACCGCCGCTGATTCTGGGCTGGCTGATCGCGATGCTGCTGTCGGTGTCGACCGGCTCGGCCACCGTCGGCATCGTCGGCGCTGCCGGGCTGCTGGCCCCGCTTGCCGGTGCCGACCCGACCCTCAACCTGCCACTGCTGGCGCTGTCCATCGGCTGCGGTTCGCTGTTCTTCAACTACGCCAACCATGCCGGCTTCTGGATGGTCAAAGAGTCGTTCGGCATGACCATGAGCGAAGCCACCAAGACCATTTCGGTGGTGCAATCCATCGTCGCGGTGGTCGGCTTGATCGTCGTGCTGGTTCTCAATGCAGTGACGTCCGTCAGCTGA
- a CDS encoding SDR family NAD(P)-dependent oxidoreductase, with amino-acid sequence MSHKLEGKIALVTGGTTGIGLATAKRFAEEGAHVYITGRRQAELDKAVSEVGNATGMAVDSTALEQLDALYERIRQAHGRLDVLFANAGGGSMQPLGEITEAHYHDTFDRNVKGVLFTVQKALPLLATGASVILTGSTAGSSGTSAFSVYSASKAAVRALARSWILDLKDRGVRINTLSPGPIRTPGLVDLAGPDAAQQQGLLDYLAAQVPLGRVGEPVEIANAAVFLASSDASFVNGAELFVDGGLVQI; translated from the coding sequence ATGAGCCACAAACTTGAAGGCAAGATCGCACTGGTCACCGGCGGCACCACCGGTATCGGCTTGGCCACCGCCAAACGCTTTGCAGAAGAGGGCGCCCACGTGTACATCACCGGTCGCCGCCAGGCGGAACTGGATAAGGCCGTCTCCGAAGTCGGCAATGCTACCGGCATGGCAGTGGATTCCACTGCGCTGGAACAACTCGACGCGCTTTACGAGCGCATTCGCCAGGCCCACGGTCGTCTCGATGTGCTGTTCGCCAATGCCGGTGGCGGTTCGATGCAGCCGCTGGGCGAGATTACCGAGGCGCATTATCACGACACCTTCGACCGCAATGTGAAGGGCGTGCTGTTTACCGTACAGAAGGCGCTGCCACTGCTGGCGACAGGCGCTTCGGTGATTCTCACCGGTTCCACGGCCGGCAGTTCGGGTACGTCGGCCTTCAGCGTGTATTCCGCTTCGAAGGCCGCTGTACGTGCCTTGGCCCGCAGCTGGATTCTGGATCTGAAGGATCGCGGGGTGCGGATCAACACCCTGAGCCCTGGCCCCATCCGTACGCCTGGGCTGGTTGATCTTGCCGGCCCCGATGCCGCGCAACAGCAAGGCCTGCTCGACTACCTGGCCGCGCAGGTGCCGCTGGGGCGCGTGGGTGAGCCAGTGGAGATCGCCAACGCGGCCGTGTTCCTGGCCAGCAGCGACGCCTCGTTCGTCAACGGTGCCGAGCTGTTCGTCGACGGTGGCCTGGTCCAGATCTAA
- a CDS encoding dTMP kinase — translation MNRPLFVSIDGPKGTGKTTLLEAVTKALRADNHKVIRLCEKKSDPFRAQTMALVNQLVRNPCRDAELSICQRLADSRAWISQHSIATQPADSIILIDRWYPSDAAFRRLVPFPEILQLNIERKVRVPDLHVGVVTDPDISWARLSARRRGSGSTLLYGQEEHETSTYAFERAVTENGWVLCRNEGSLEEATAQVVAEIYGIRRHD, via the coding sequence ATGAATCGTCCGCTGTTCGTTTCCATAGATGGCCCCAAGGGCACGGGGAAAACCACGCTACTGGAAGCCGTTACCAAAGCCCTGAGGGCCGACAACCACAAGGTGATCCGGCTTTGCGAGAAGAAGAGCGATCCTTTCAGGGCGCAGACCATGGCCCTGGTGAACCAGCTGGTGAGAAATCCATGTCGGGATGCTGAACTGAGCATCTGCCAGCGCCTGGCAGACAGTCGCGCGTGGATTTCCCAGCACTCGATCGCCACGCAACCCGCAGACAGCATCATCCTGATCGATCGATGGTACCCGTCCGATGCCGCCTTTCGGCGGCTGGTGCCATTTCCGGAAATTCTGCAACTGAACATCGAACGCAAGGTCCGGGTTCCGGATCTGCATGTCGGCGTCGTCACCGACCCTGATATTTCATGGGCAAGGTTGTCGGCACGCCGCCGTGGATCGGGCAGTACCTTGCTGTATGGGCAAGAGGAGCACGAGACGAGCACCTATGCGTTCGAACGAGCGGTGACCGAGAACGGCTGGGTGCTGTGCCGTAACGAAGGCAGCCTCGAAGAAGCCACGGCACAGGTGGTTGCCGAGATCTACGGTATTCGCAGGCATGATTGA
- a CDS encoding GNAT family N-acetyltransferase encodes MQSVCGQEKALVLCPASPEDLEDLVAIRIEAMRESLERVGRFDPERARERFVSGFDVNCTRRIELSGELVGFVVVKSQPAELLLDHLYVRPHVQGLGVGSAVLQQLFEEADEVGLPIRVGALKESDSNRFYARHGFVFVESAEFDNYYVRPSFASLGNRASGA; translated from the coding sequence ATGCAAAGTGTCTGTGGTCAGGAAAAAGCGCTGGTGCTGTGCCCCGCGTCGCCCGAGGATCTGGAAGACCTGGTCGCGATCCGTATCGAGGCCATGCGCGAAAGCCTTGAGCGAGTCGGGCGGTTCGACCCGGAGCGAGCGCGTGAACGCTTCGTGAGTGGCTTCGACGTCAACTGCACCCGCCGAATCGAGTTGTCCGGTGAACTGGTCGGTTTTGTCGTGGTAAAAAGCCAGCCGGCCGAGCTGCTGCTTGACCACCTGTACGTGCGACCTCATGTACAAGGCCTGGGCGTGGGTTCTGCCGTGCTTCAGCAGTTGTTCGAAGAGGCCGATGAGGTCGGACTGCCGATTCGGGTAGGAGCACTCAAGGAGAGTGATTCGAATCGCTTCTACGCACGACACGGTTTCGTGTTCGTCGAAAGTGCTGAATTTGACAACTACTATGTCCGACCCAGCTTCGCGAGCCTTGGCAACCGAGCGAGCGGTGCATGA